ACTTGGCGCCCCGGCCCATTATCACTAATCGCAAGCCTTTACGCTTACTTTCTATACCACCAATACACCAGGACACTGACACGTGGACCCAACGGAACGTCTGGGCCGGATAGTCAGTGAGCCAAGGCCGGGTCAGGAGCCGGTTCGTGGCCCTTAATTTGATTCTCCTCCTCCATGTTCGCTGGTGTCGGGGGGAAGGAAGTCAACAATCGCTGAACCGACCGGAGTGGACAAGGGGACGAAGGGCAGTTCGGTCATTCCAATATGTGCCGGGTGCCGCAGGGCCCACGGCACCGCAGCTGAGAGTTGAGCTCACGTCTCGAGGATGCTCAAAATTCGTGCAAATACCTTTCGTCAAAAAAATATCGTGCAAATTGCACGCTTTTGCCTTTTCGCCTTTTGTCTCAAGAAGAAAACAATCCCCGTATGATCCTAAAAAAAAACAATCCTTGTGTAGGCTCAAGGCCAATTGAGTCGCACGAGTTTAGAAACCGTAAAAAACACAGGACTATGATATCATATAATACTACTATGAATTCGTACAGACTTTCGAACCACAGGAAATTCTAATTGATGTTTTCGTATTGCGCACATGAAGTAAACATAGAAGTTTGATTCACAAAAGAAGAAAGTAAACATAGAAGTTTTTTAGGATTAAGGAGATAAAGTGTAGGTTGTTGGACttcacaaagaaaagaaaaaggaggtGTGAGCTTTTTATTCAGAATCCTATTAAATAGAGAGATAAAAAACGGATACCGTTAAAAAATAGTGATCCCAATCCCATGATCAAAATGGCCCTCATACAAAAGAGTGTTGCTCTGCATACGATGATTTTCAGACGATGTGTGAACGACATCGTATATCAATCCGTCTATGCATATCAATTAAGTGCAGCCGACCGTTGGATCGGGCATCGTCCCGCTGTCGTGCAGATGTGTCGTTCTCAGCAATTTCGCATGCAAAATATGCTTTGGATTAAAAAAATCCTCTAAAATCTCTACCATCCAAAGGAGTCCTAAAGCATGTGATCCAGATCATTGACGAGTGGTTGTCTGAAATTCTCGCACGCTATGATAAACACCTATTTTAGAGTTTTCGCATAAAAAGGAAACAACTATTTTAGAGTTAAAAATTCAAAATGCATCTTAGCTCAGTAATAATAGTGTACGCTAAAAATGCAGCAAGTAAGAGAGAACATGTGACAAGCAAGGCGATTATATTGAAGAGCGGTGTCTATGTCGGTCAATACATAAGACAACCTAAGCAAAAATAATCAGAGATCAAATCATGTTTGCTCACACGAAGAGGAGGATTTCATAAAAAGGGTGCCCATACAACTTTAATAGTACTGCCTCCGTCTTCGTTTATAGGTCCCCTTCGTATTTAGTATATAATTTTTACCATTGATTTAATTAACATGCATGTCatcaaaaaatatatcattaaaaattatgttcaaatacgttGGTGATATGCATTAAAATTTTATTAATTAACTCTATggttaaaatttgacacaaaatacaaagAGGACTAGTAAACGAGGACAGATATAATAGGTATAGATATATAAAGGTTTCCTAGCCGCCAGGGCAAAGAACCCTCGTACCCAGCCGCCACTAGAGTTCCTCCCGCGCCGTTGGTCTGCCTCGTTTTCtttggccttagggccatggaggcgtggtAAATGTCGGCCCTTGCGGTCGAGAGGGCTTAATTTTTGGATGATTTTCAGAGCTTTCTTATGGTTTATGTCCTGCAAAGAGAGAtgagacggcggcggctctctgAAGATGAAATAAGACTCTACATGTCTAGCTCCCGTCTCGATGATGCTTCTAGCGTCATTGGAGGGCGTGCGGAGGTTTGTCTTTGGTAGATCTCGCGGGATTTGGTCGGtatttgtcttcggtggatccacgTAGATCTGGTCCTTATTCGTGTATCTACATGTTGGACCCTTCCCATATAACCTTCTCTTCAATAACggtggttgttgttctggtgcgctggtcttaTAGGTCTTTAATGCGACGATTttttgactgtctactacaataagttttGCCTGGCTCCAAGAAGGGTGATGACAACGTTGCGAAAGTTTTCTAAAAGAAAGATGTCCACACGCCCAAGGAGAGTGCTAATATTGGTGAGCCTTAACTTAGCAGAGAGTTGCAGGAAACCATGTATAGGGTGTCACAAAAGATGTGGCGAGAGCATTGATGTATAAACATCAACAAAGAAAGATACATGCTTGATGATAGTGCATGTTCTTGGTGGCAGGGAAGATAAGAACCCCGCCATCAATTGAGTGGCGACCTGCCATTGGCTCTCCCAAAATTTATCGGGCTGGACGTCGAAATATATGGCAAACCGGCTATGACAGTAGGTTAGGAGAACATGGAATAGAGAGAGATTAGAACAAAGACGACCATGTAAGATAGTGACGAGCCCATTTATATGCAAAACTGCGAATGTGTATTTGGAACGTTTTTTTTTACAAAATTGTTGATATAGTTGTATAACATTTTGAAAGCTCTAAAGAATTGTTGTATTTTCTCTGGTGTAGAAAAAGATGGGAACATAGATGATCATGTAAGTTAGAGCATAGCTGGTTTGATACTAACAATTGGCACTGTCAAAAGTTACGAAAACACATGTATTTCTGAGGTTGATAGAGAAAAGTTAGTAGCCAAAAAGTCACTAGCCAACGTTTGACATTAGGTCAATATATTTGCATgccgcgaatcaacctgtggttgagttggttaggtggacccTGGTATCCCTAACCCATCAGtaatgctcgcattatttctgaatttatttcaggatttccggtgatgcactttcagtggaaggagacgttcccggggtagggtatgcgtgtgtgcgttcataggggtgagtgtatgcgcgtgtatatgagcgcttgtgtctatactgatgctaaaaaaatatTTGCATGCCAATTTTTGACATTGACCAATCATGCTCTAAAATAGGTGAACCACAGTGTACCTTTGACAAGCCCCAAATTTGTTGAGGCTCGTGGTATAGTAGTATTTTGAAAGCTCTAAGAGTATCTAGAGCCAGACGTCCCAAACCCGTTTCAAACTTTTGGGCGGACAGTCTGGGCACAAAAACGTGACCTAAAGGGGCTCCTTAAACGGGCCTCAAACACTCAGGTTGACCGGCATCccacatatccagcccaaatatggggcggatatggggattCCTGGACGCGACCGCCAAGTCAGACTGGAGATGGGGTCTCACATGGAATCGTCCAAAAATTTGGTGGTCCGACGAACGTCTCCTCCACTTGGGGGTGTGACCCGAGGCCAAATCTGGCTATTTAAGTCGGTTCGTGTCCCCCAACCCTAGCCACATCCACCTACTCCTTCTCCGCGCCGCCAGCCCGAACCCATCCACCACCTCTCTCCCGCTTCGCCAGCCCGAACCCATCCACCACCTCtctcccgctccgccgcccggCATCGCCATGGTTTGGTAAAAGAAGACCACCTATGCTATGCTCACGCCGAAGAGCCAGTTCCAGATTGAGCAGGAGATCCGGGCGAGGCGCGTCGCACGTGTCGCACGCATCGCAGctggaggcagaggaggaagaggaacaaCAGCCGGCTCCGAAGGAGGCGGAGCAGCCGAAGGAGGAGGAGCTGGCGTCGGCTCGAGCTCCGGGCTTCAACATGGAGGACGTGGAGGCGAAGTTCGCGGTTGCCCAAGCGGCcgagatggcggagcagcaggGTATCCTGGAGTCCATcggtccatccaggatgaggcctatatGGAGGCCAATTGACAGCTCATTCGGCAGGAACACCGACACGCTTTTCAATGAGATCGAAGCGGAGACAGATGCAGAGGCAGATGCGGAGGAGGCGCAGGAGCCGGAGATGCGGCTGAGGCCCATGTATTCGGAGCCGGGCAAGGAGATAGTGAACATTTCTGGCGAAGATTAGGGTAGTATAGGTTATTTGATTTATGTAGTACATGAATTCTATTGTTTGCATGCTTTTATATGGATCTAAAGTTTCTAGTATGGGGTATCCGGGTATGTTCGCGGACGTTTGAGGGATCGGATTTGTTGTCCATGGTTGTAGATGCTATGCATTTGAAACTCATGCACGATTACAAAACTACCCCCAGCCCCtacctttttctcctttttttcctgacctgtcttttctcttctttttcctCCTGTTTTGTTTGCTTTATTCTCAACAGGAAGCTACACTCTCGAAAGTCGTCTTTCTCTCACCTCTCTTGGACACCAAGCCAGCACCAAATCTTCCCGGACGGTTTCCACCCCAATCCGCCGGCATTCTCCGGTGGGATCGCCGCCTGGAACCGATCCGAACAAGCGCGAGTTCACCCGCCCGCGACCCCGTCTCCGCCCGCATTCAGGTAGTCCGCTCCTGTAAGTTTCTTTAATAATTCGGTTTCTTGATTTTGGATTGGCAGGCGCGGTTCCGAGTTCGTTTCGTCGGTTCATACGATCTTTTCTTGGGTTTGGTGGTTCTTCCGCCAGTTTATGCCTCGCTATTCTAGGCTTCCTGCTCGTTCCAACGTTGGATCGTTTCTAGTGTGTACTTCCAGGAAGTTTTTTCCCCTGGGTTTGTTGATTTTAATGGCGTTAGGTTCAGCACATTCGAAGTGGAAGTTGACGCCTCTGTGATTGCATTGGTGATTTAAGTGTTTGTGGAGATAAGCGTTGCGCCATCAGGTGACATTTTCTGAGTTCTTACGACGAAAAATCCCCCAAATCTTAGTACTCGTACTACGTATTGTTGTATAAAACTACTGTAGAGAGTCGCGGCTATTCTTCAGTTGTTTCATagcaaatggtgtaatttttatgTAAATTGAGATTATTTTGTATGTTTGTGTGGTACTAATGACAAATTAGTTCACGACAAAAAGGCCTATGAAAAGCAATTTCTCAGTTTGGAAGTTAGTTCACCAGTAATATCCACCGTTTCTGTGTAATATGACTTGGCGTGAATAAATTAGCTCTTAACTTTGTGCCTTATCAGTGGTGTCCCCGTGGTTGTCAAAGATCTGATATTTTGATGTGACATCAGTTGAGATGGCAAAGTTTGCCTAAAGATTGCATTTCCATTTCATGATGTTGACCCAGATAGCCACCTAATGTGCTAAGCCACATGCTGTCACTGTTCCAGGCTTCCAATTTACTATCCCCTATTGTACTTGTTGGCAGGGCAGACACAGCTGTTGGTCTTGTTCCTCGTCAGGGCTTCCATGTGGTGGACGCAATATCCTAGGTGCTAGGATCTGAAACTGAATTGGGGGAGAATGAATGGGGTTTCTGAAGGTCTGATCATTGGTACCACGGTTGGTGTGGTGATAGGGGTGCTGCTGGCAGTTGGAATACTCCTGTGCATGAGGTATCGGCGTTCTCAGGCGCAAATAAGGAGCAGTAGCTCGAGGAGGTCATCAACTATCCCCATCCGCGCGAATGGTGTTAATACATGTGCAGAGCTGTCGACCTCAACTACAGGGCAGGAATCGCCGAGAGAGTTTGAAGATCGTGGACCATCTCTGTGGATTGAAGGGCCTGGAAGGAAGAGCCTAATATCAGCTTCTGGGATACCCAAATATGCGTACAAGTATGTTCCCTTGATCTTTCTCTATTCTCATGGTTGCAATATTCATAGTTGTATCATTAACTAGGCCCTACAAAATTTGCTTCCAAATAACTGATCTATTTTAGGATCTTGATAAGTTATCTATTGTCGGTTCTAAAATGAAGCTCCTGTCATAGGTTGGTTATCCTCTTTTGGACTTTTATATGCCTTGAACTACCAACTCCAAGGGttcctttttttacttttttgtctTGTTGAGATGTCAGAGTGGAAATTTCCATGGGATGGTGGGAACTGGAGAAAATAATGATGGTTGGTCTGTAATAGAAAGAGAAAATGCACACAAAAAATTCTACCTGATCTTCTTTAGAGAGAAGAAACGAGAGTGAAGGATAGGAAAACATGTCGCATACACGCCCAGTGAGATACTGTAGTTTATAAATATAAGGAGGCTGTGATAAAATGCTGGACCATAAATATTAGCAAGAAAAGGGGCCATCCTAATAGGGAAAATCAGTTATTATTATACTTTCTGTAAGTTATCTCAAATTTGCTAATTTAAGTGTGACCCTGGAACCGTATCTTCACATAACTATGCTGATTTAATTATGATCACGAAACTGTGTCTTCTTTTAGTTTAATTTAATCTTTGAACATTATTTTCTTTTGTCTAGGGAACTGCAGAAAGCTACCAGCAATTTCACAAAACTGTTGGGCCAAGGAGCCTTTGGTCCTGTTTACAAAGCTGACATGTCATCTGGTGAGATACTGGCTGTTAAAGTACTTGCTAACAATTCAAAGCAAGGTGAAAAGGAGTTCCAAAATGAGGTAAGCTAATGTTTATAGATGGCTAGAGATGGGCATGCCTGGTAATTTGATGGATAACTAATTTCAGGTCTTACTTCTTGGGCGATTACACCACAGGAATCTGGTGAACTTGGTTGGCTACTGTGCTGAAAAAGGGCAACACATTCTGTTATATGCATACATGCCTAATGGGAGCCTTGCATCACACTTATACGGTATTTATTCTCTCCATTGCGTATTTGTAATAACACTCCTTACAGTAATTACTTGGGCACATTCATGCTTTGTTGCTACCATAACTCTGTTTAAACTTTAAAATGTTACAAAAAGTTTTGTAAGAACACggtcatatgaaattcatgaagtaaaataatttatactccctccggtcctaatTAAATGTTGCTGGTTTAggacaactttgtactaaagttgtactaatccagcgacaattaatatggatcggagggagcagTAATTACAGTCTTGCAATACATCAATATTTGATGCTTTCTCCCTTTTGACTGATAGTTTTTGATCACTCGGTAAAATAACCACCACCCTTTTAGCTGATTTTATCAGATAAAGAAGGCCAGTGATTTCCATGTGAATGAAGTCAATAGACAATATTCAAATTTTGTAGTTATGCTTAATGGAGTGATTTGTCTTGTCAATCTATCTTTTATAAGAGTGCACATCTACAGCCAGAGTATCACATGTTACATTTAGATACTGTTTTTTTTTCTGAAGACATTCTGTGAATTCAGGTGAAAACAGTGCACCACTGAGATGGGATTTGAGGGTAAATATAGCTGTAGATGTTGCTAGGGGGTTGGAATACCTACATGATGGGGTAAGCTGTTGTAACTCATAATTTGAATCATGATCCATGATGTAATACGAAGACATTACTTCATCTGGCTTAACTTTAGTGCAGGCTGTTCCTCCAGTAGTTCATCGGGACATCAAATCACCAAACATTTTACTGGATCAGTCCATGCATGCTAGGGTATGCCGTACATCTCTGTAATTTGTCATAGTATCCATGACATGTTGAACAATTGTATTCATCACCTCTGCAGCAATTAGCTATAACATTCCAATTATTTGTCTCTCAGTTTGCACCTCTGTATTCTTAACTCATACTACCGACATTGGTCTGTACTTTATCCTGCATACAGCTATACACTGGAAGCAGCATGGTGACTTTGTTTATGATGTTATATGTTGTCATCATTTGTTCCTTATCTCAGATAGGGGTTTAATTTAAAGTTAAATACCAACTTATTAATGTCTAGAAGCATAACCAATGTAGTAGTGTACTTACTGAATatgccaaagaaaaaaaaatcacgGAACATTCTTTGCTTAATCAGCCTGTTTCTCAAATAGCCTAAGCTTATAAGGAGATATGAG
The sequence above is drawn from the Triticum aestivum cultivar Chinese Spring chromosome 7A, IWGSC CS RefSeq v2.1, whole genome shotgun sequence genome and encodes:
- the LOC123147429 gene encoding calcium/calmodulin-regulated receptor-like kinase 1, with protein sequence MNGVSEGLIIGTTVGVVIGVLLAVGILLCMRYRRSQAQIRSSSSRRSSTIPIRANGVNTCAELSTSTTGQESPREFEDRGPSLWIEGPGRKSLISASGIPKYAYKELQKATSNFTKLLGQGAFGPVYKADMSSGEILAVKVLANNSKQGEKEFQNEVLLLGRLHHRNLVNLVGYCAEKGQHILLYAYMPNGSLASHLYGENSAPLRWDLRVNIAVDVARGLEYLHDGAVPPVVHRDIKSPNILLDQSMHARVADFGLSREEMLTRNGANIRGTYGYLDPEYVSSRSFTKKSDVYSYGVLLFELIAGRNPQQGLMEYVELAAINADGKTGWEEIADSRLEGAFDVEELNDMAAAAYKCVSRVSRKRPSMRDVVQALIRVVKHSHSSRNHHGRRLPPGRTDDESVDLEASEDQSSASGHQRQESVGSVSELPDV